The following coding sequences lie in one Streptomyces venezuelae genomic window:
- a CDS encoding SDR family oxidoreductase: MSTPTGTTTPLTGRTALVTGGSRGMGAAIALRLAQEGADVALTYVHDEAAADEVVTKIRAMGQRGFAIRADAADAGDAAGAVDRAADDLGGLDILVNNAGIGVLGPIGDLTLADIDRVMAVNVRGVFLASQTAAARLRDGGRIITIGSCIAQRVPGPGGTLYATSKAALIGLNKALARELGGRRITANLVQPGPIDTDMNPANGPFADGQSAMTALGRFGSAAEVASLVGYLAGDDAAYITGTELSVDGGHAA, from the coding sequence ATGTCTACTCCCACCGGCACGACGACTCCCCTCACCGGCAGGACGGCCCTGGTCACCGGCGGCAGCCGCGGCATGGGCGCGGCGATCGCGCTGCGGCTCGCCCAGGAGGGCGCGGACGTGGCCCTCACCTACGTCCACGACGAGGCGGCCGCCGACGAGGTGGTCACGAAGATCCGGGCCATGGGGCAGCGCGGCTTCGCCATCCGGGCGGACGCGGCGGACGCCGGGGACGCGGCGGGGGCGGTCGACCGCGCCGCCGACGACCTCGGCGGCCTGGACATCCTGGTGAACAACGCGGGCATCGGTGTCCTCGGCCCCATCGGCGACCTGACGCTCGCCGACATCGACCGGGTGATGGCCGTGAACGTACGAGGGGTCTTCCTGGCCTCGCAGACGGCGGCCGCCCGGCTCCGCGACGGCGGGCGCATCATCACGATCGGCAGCTGCATCGCGCAGCGCGTCCCGGGCCCCGGCGGCACGCTGTACGCGACCAGCAAGGCCGCGCTGATCGGTCTCAACAAGGCGCTGGCGCGGGAGTTGGGCGGCCGGAGGATCACGGCGAACCTGGTGCAGCCGGGCCCGATCGACACCGACATGAACCCGGCGAACGGCCCCTTCGCCGACGGCCAGAGCGCCATGACCGCGCTGGGCCGCTTCGGTTCCGCCGCCGAGGTGGCGTCCCTGGTCGGGTATCTCGCCGGGGACGACGCGGCGTACATCACCGGCACCGAGCTGTCGGTGGACGGCGGTCACGCCGCCTGA
- a CDS encoding ribonuclease domain-containing protein, with product MRIPPRIVSVTALAAALFIGGPVTANAAPVTHTAPVSHSVTAVGDICLSALPSQAHDTLDLIEAGGPYPYPQDGTVFQNREGELPKQSSGYYHEYTVVTPGSDNRGARRIVTGEKNQEDYYTSDHYASFDLVDHGC from the coding sequence ATGCGAATCCCCCCACGAATCGTCAGCGTCACTGCCCTTGCCGCCGCCCTGTTCATCGGCGGCCCCGTCACGGCGAACGCGGCCCCGGTCACCCACACCGCCCCCGTCTCGCACTCCGTCACCGCGGTCGGCGACATCTGTCTCTCCGCGCTGCCCTCCCAGGCGCACGACACCCTCGACCTGATCGAGGCGGGCGGCCCCTACCCGTACCCGCAGGACGGCACCGTCTTCCAGAACCGCGAGGGCGAGCTGCCGAAGCAGAGCTCCGGCTACTACCACGAGTACACGGTCGTCACGCCGGGCTCCGACAACCGCGGCGCCCGCCGCATCGTCACCGGCGAGAAGAACCAGGAGGACTACTACACGTCCGACCACTACGCGTCGTTCGACCTGGTCGACCACGGCTGCTGA
- a CDS encoding sensor histidine kinase, with translation MSGTDPTRPAEGERPLTRRPWTLPSAIAREFDPSRAGRKARRTVRDWIADFTCFFAAVVIGMLGADAVTGNPHISPGWAEFDQVLGALACAAVWLRRRWPVGLALAMVPVSVASDTAGGAAAIALFTLAVHRPFRYVAWIGGASVAVVPLTYWLRPDATMSYGITIAFGVLLTITVIGWGMFVRSRRELLLSLRDRAVRAENEAALRAEQAQRLAREDIAREMHDVLAHRLTLLSVHAGALEFRPDAPREEIVRAAGVIRESSHEALQDLRQVIGVLRGGDADASGRPQPTLAALDTLIAESRDADMKVVLHNRVADPASVPTALGRTAYRIAQEGLTNARKHAPGAEVTVTVTGAPGKGLTLSVHNPAPPGPVPAVPGSGQGLIGLAERASLAGGRLGHEAGTDGGFHLEAWLPWAS, from the coding sequence ATGAGCGGCACTGATCCCACGCGACCCGCCGAGGGCGAGCGGCCCCTGACCAGGAGACCCTGGACGCTGCCCTCCGCCATCGCGCGGGAGTTCGACCCGAGCCGCGCCGGACGCAAGGCGCGGCGGACCGTCCGCGACTGGATCGCCGACTTCACCTGCTTCTTCGCCGCCGTCGTCATCGGGATGCTCGGCGCCGACGCGGTCACCGGCAACCCGCACATCTCCCCGGGCTGGGCGGAGTTCGACCAGGTGCTCGGCGCGCTGGCCTGCGCCGCGGTCTGGCTGCGCAGACGGTGGCCCGTCGGCCTCGCCCTCGCGATGGTGCCGGTCTCGGTGGCCTCCGACACGGCGGGCGGCGCCGCGGCCATCGCGCTCTTCACCCTCGCCGTGCACCGGCCGTTCCGGTACGTCGCCTGGATCGGCGGAGCCTCGGTCGCCGTCGTCCCCCTCACCTACTGGCTGCGCCCCGACGCCACCATGTCGTACGGCATCACCATCGCCTTCGGCGTGCTGCTGACCATCACCGTCATCGGCTGGGGCATGTTCGTGCGCTCCCGCCGCGAACTCCTGCTCAGCCTCCGCGACCGGGCCGTCCGCGCCGAGAACGAGGCCGCGCTCCGCGCCGAACAGGCCCAACGGCTCGCCCGCGAGGACATCGCGCGCGAGATGCACGACGTCCTCGCCCACCGCCTCACCCTGCTCAGCGTCCACGCGGGCGCCCTCGAGTTCCGCCCGGACGCACCCCGCGAGGAGATCGTCAGGGCGGCCGGTGTCATCAGGGAGAGCTCCCACGAGGCCCTCCAGGACCTGCGCCAGGTCATCGGCGTCCTGCGCGGCGGCGATGCGGACGCCTCCGGCCGCCCGCAGCCCACCCTCGCCGCCCTCGACACTCTGATCGCCGAGTCCCGCGACGCGGACATGAAGGTCGTCCTCCACAACCGCGTCGCCGACCCGGCCTCCGTGCCCACGGCCCTCGGCCGCACCGCCTACCGCATCGCCCAGGAAGGTCTGACCAACGCCCGCAAACACGCCCCCGGCGCCGAAGTGACCGTCACCGTCACGGGCGCGCCCGGCAAGGGCCTGACCCTGTCCGTCCACAACCCCGCGCCGCCCGGCCCCGTGCCCGCGGTGCCCGGCTCGGGACAGGGCCTCATCGGGCTCGCCGAGCGGGCCTCGCTCGCGGGCGGCAGGCTCGGCCACGAGGCCGGGACCGACGGCGGATTCCACCTGGAGGCCTGGCTACCGTGGGCGTCATGA
- a CDS encoding response regulator yields MKPIKLLLVDDDPLVRAGLSFMLGGADDIQIVGEAGDGTEVAPLVGELEPDVVLMDIRMPTMDGLAATEALRRRPGAPEVIVLTTFHADEQVLRALRAGAAGFVLKDTAPAEIVAAVRAVAAGEPVLSPTVTQQLITQVTGVDPQLDRRRRALDRLATLGEREREVAVAVGRGGSNADIAAQLYLSVATVKAHVSRILTKLDLNNRVQIALLAHDAGLLDEDG; encoded by the coding sequence ATGAAACCGATCAAGCTGCTCCTCGTCGACGACGATCCGCTCGTGCGGGCCGGGCTCTCCTTCATGCTCGGCGGCGCGGACGACATCCAGATCGTCGGCGAGGCGGGCGACGGCACCGAAGTCGCCCCGCTGGTCGGCGAACTCGAGCCCGATGTCGTCCTGATGGACATCCGCATGCCCACGATGGACGGCCTCGCCGCCACCGAGGCGCTGCGCAGGCGTCCCGGCGCGCCCGAAGTCATCGTCCTCACCACCTTCCACGCCGACGAACAGGTGCTGCGCGCCCTGCGCGCGGGCGCGGCAGGGTTCGTCCTGAAGGACACGGCGCCGGCCGAGATCGTCGCGGCGGTGCGCGCGGTGGCCGCGGGGGAGCCCGTGCTCTCGCCGACGGTGACCCAGCAGCTGATCACGCAGGTCACCGGCGTCGACCCGCAGCTCGACCGCAGGCGCCGGGCGTTGGACCGGCTCGCGACGCTGGGGGAGCGGGAGCGCGAGGTGGCCGTCGCGGTCGGGCGCGGCGGGTCGAACGCGGACATCGCGGCGCAGCTGTACCTGAGCGTCGCCACGGTCAAGGCCCACGTGTCGCGGATCCTGACCAAGCTCGACCTCAACAACCGTGTGCAGATCGCGCTGCTGGCGCACGACGCGGGGCTCCTGGACGAGGACGGCTGA
- a CDS encoding cytochrome P450 family protein, with amino-acid sequence MAESIDLDTYGPRFREDPHSVYAELRTLGPVHRVRLPPPEDMDDTYLVVGYEEGRTALRDPRFAKSAAAAGFAFHEEELIGTHLLIADPPQHTRLRALITREFTARRVEAMRPRIQRITDDLLDEMLVHGESATTRRADLFEALAFHLPITVICELLGVPDIDRATFRRLSNGVVASPDQEAERAAFEELAAFLAELVEEKRRSGGGEDLLSALIRTTDDEGGDRLSTSELRGMAFLLLIAGHETTVNLIGNAVHALFTHPDQLAALRADMTLLDGAIEEALRYEGPLESATYRFATEPTELGGVVIPRGAIVRIGLAAANRDPARFSGPDRFDIRRAPQGHMAFGHGLHHCLGAPLARVEAQIALGSLLERCPGLAPDGPPGEWLPGTLIRGMRRLPVRW; translated from the coding sequence ATGGCGGAGAGCATCGATCTTGATACGTACGGCCCGCGGTTCCGAGAGGACCCGCACTCCGTCTACGCGGAACTCCGCACGCTGGGACCGGTCCACCGCGTCCGTCTGCCACCTCCGGAGGACATGGACGACACGTACCTGGTGGTGGGGTACGAAGAGGGCAGAACCGCCCTCCGCGACCCGCGCTTCGCCAAGTCCGCCGCGGCGGCGGGCTTCGCCTTCCACGAGGAAGAGCTGATCGGCACCCACCTGCTGATAGCCGACCCGCCCCAGCACACCCGCCTGCGTGCTCTCATCACCCGGGAGTTCACCGCACGCCGTGTCGAGGCCATGCGCCCGCGCATCCAGCGCATCACCGACGACCTCCTCGACGAGATGCTGGTCCACGGCGAGTCGGCCACGACCCGGCGCGCCGACCTCTTCGAAGCGCTCGCCTTCCACCTTCCGATCACCGTGATCTGTGAGCTGCTCGGCGTCCCCGACATCGACCGCGCCACGTTCCGCCGCCTGTCCAACGGAGTCGTGGCCTCGCCCGACCAGGAGGCGGAACGCGCCGCCTTCGAGGAACTCGCAGCGTTCCTCGCCGAACTGGTCGAGGAGAAGCGGCGTTCGGGCGGTGGCGAAGACCTGCTGAGCGCGCTGATCCGCACGACGGACGACGAGGGCGGCGACCGCCTCTCCACCTCCGAGCTGCGCGGAATGGCCTTCCTGCTGCTGATCGCGGGACACGAGACGACGGTCAACCTGATCGGCAATGCCGTGCACGCCCTGTTCACCCATCCCGACCAACTGGCCGCTCTGCGCGCCGACATGACCCTCCTCGACGGCGCGATCGAGGAGGCCCTGCGCTATGAGGGCCCGCTGGAGAGCGCGACGTACCGCTTCGCGACCGAGCCCACCGAGCTGGGTGGCGTGGTGATACCGAGGGGCGCGATCGTCCGGATCGGCCTCGCCGCGGCCAACCGGGACCCCGCCCGCTTCTCCGGGCCAGACCGCTTCGACATCCGCCGCGCCCCGCAGGGCCACATGGCCTTCGGGCACGGCCTGCACCACTGCCTGGGTGCCCCGCTGGCCCGGGTCGAGGCGCAGATCGCGCTGGGGTCGCTCCTGGAGCGCTGCCCCGGCCTCGCGCCGGACGGGCCGCCGGGGGAGTGGCTGCCCGGGACTCTGATCAGGGGGATGCGGCGGCTTCCCGTCCGGTGGTAG
- a CDS encoding PaaI family thioesterase, translated as MTEPTAAQPVSDPLDLAMAQKVLEAQPFSRLVRARITRFGEGAATLEIGVRDELRQQNGFLHGGVLAYAADNSITFAAGTTLGPAVLTSGFSIQYVRPATGVTLIAHAAVVHSGRRQATVRCELVAVGEEGTETLCAIAQGTVLSTA; from the coding sequence ATGACCGAGCCCACGGCCGCGCAGCCGGTTTCCGACCCCCTCGACCTCGCCATGGCCCAGAAGGTCCTGGAGGCCCAGCCGTTCAGCCGCCTCGTGCGGGCCCGCATCACGCGGTTCGGTGAGGGCGCGGCGACGCTGGAGATCGGGGTGCGCGACGAGCTCCGGCAGCAGAACGGCTTCCTGCACGGCGGCGTGCTGGCGTACGCGGCGGACAACAGCATCACGTTCGCCGCGGGCACGACGCTCGGCCCGGCCGTCCTGACGTCCGGGTTCTCCATCCAGTACGTACGTCCGGCGACCGGCGTGACCCTCATCGCGCACGCCGCCGTGGTGCACTCGGGCCGGCGTCAGGCGACGGTGCGCTGTGAGCTGGTCGCGGTGGGGGAGGAGGGCACGGAGACGCTGTGCGCGATCGCGCAGGGGACGGTGCTCTCCACGGCCTGA
- a CDS encoding Gfo/Idh/MocA family oxidoreductase, protein MRIGLIGTGRIGSFHAAALSQHPDVSSLVIADADPARATALAARTGATAVPSADDVFAAGADAVVITAATSAHAELIGRAARAGLPVFCEKPIALDLPGTLAALAEVEAAGTVLQLGFQRRFDAGYTAAREAVRAGRLGRLHTVRAITSDPAPPPAAYLPLSGGLYRDCLVHDFDILRWVTGREVTVVYATGSDAGPAMFRDAGDVDTAAAILTLDDGTLATATATRCNGAGYDVRMELAGEHDQLAVGMDERTPLTSLEPAGPPAPVKPWPGFLERFAPAYEAELAAFVEVVRGARTNPCDGREALHALRIAEACELSRRERRPVRMAEIPEEFPQEIPAG, encoded by the coding sequence ATGCGCATCGGACTGATCGGAACGGGCCGCATCGGCTCCTTCCACGCGGCCGCCCTCAGCCAGCACCCCGACGTGTCGTCCCTGGTGATCGCCGACGCCGACCCCGCCCGGGCCACCGCCCTCGCGGCGCGGACCGGGGCGACGGCGGTGCCGTCGGCGGACGACGTCTTCGCCGCGGGGGCGGACGCCGTGGTGATCACGGCGGCGACCTCCGCGCACGCGGAGCTCATCGGCAGAGCGGCGCGCGCGGGCCTCCCCGTGTTCTGCGAGAAGCCCATCGCCCTCGACCTGCCGGGCACGCTCGCCGCTCTCGCCGAGGTCGAGGCCGCAGGGACCGTGCTGCAACTCGGCTTCCAGCGGCGCTTCGATGCGGGGTACACCGCGGCGCGCGAGGCGGTCCGCGCGGGCCGGCTGGGGAGACTGCACACCGTGCGGGCGATCACCTCGGACCCCGCGCCGCCCCCGGCCGCGTACCTGCCGCTCTCCGGCGGCCTCTACCGCGACTGCCTCGTCCACGACTTCGACATCCTGCGGTGGGTGACGGGCCGCGAGGTCACGGTGGTGTACGCGACGGGGTCCGACGCGGGACCCGCGATGTTCCGCGACGCGGGCGACGTCGACACGGCGGCCGCGATACTCACCCTCGACGACGGCACCCTCGCCACGGCCACCGCCACGCGCTGCAACGGCGCGGGGTACGACGTCCGCATGGAACTGGCGGGCGAGCACGACCAGTTGGCCGTCGGTATGGACGAGCGCACGCCGCTCACGTCCCTGGAACCGGCGGGCCCGCCCGCTCCGGTCAAGCCCTGGCCAGGTTTCCTGGAGCGCTTCGCCCCCGCGTACGAGGCGGAGCTCGCCGCCTTCGTCGAGGTGGTCCGCGGCGCACGCACGAACCCCTGCGACGGCCGCGAGGCGCTGCACGCCCTGCGGATCGCGGAGGCGTGCGAGCTGTCGCGGCGGGAGCGGCGGCCGGTGCGGATGGCGGAGATCCCCGAGGAGTTCCCCCAGGAGATCCCCGCCGGCTGA
- a CDS encoding SAM-dependent methyltransferase, producing the protein MHGAGDRIDTSTAHSARVYDYILGGKDHYPVDAAAGDTMCEHWPALPVHMLENRRFMHRAGRYLAEERGIRQFLDIGTGLPTAPNLHEVAQEVAPESHVVYVDNDPIVLAHARALLQSTPEGATAYIDADMHDPDAILDSAEFRELIDLKEPVGLMVIGILHFILPPDDRRLVQRLLEPLPSGSFLAMTIGTADFAPGEVGRVADEYAAQGMPMALRDLPTATSFFDGMELVDPGVTQVHKWRPGPEQDGIDDSAIAMYGAVARKV; encoded by the coding sequence ATGCACGGCGCGGGCGATCGGATCGACACCTCGACGGCGCATTCGGCGCGGGTGTACGACTACATCCTGGGCGGCAAGGACCACTACCCCGTGGATGCCGCGGCGGGCGACACGATGTGCGAGCACTGGCCCGCGCTGCCGGTGCACATGCTGGAGAACCGCCGCTTCATGCACCGCGCCGGACGCTACCTGGCCGAGGAGCGGGGCATCCGCCAATTCCTCGACATAGGCACCGGGTTGCCCACGGCGCCCAACCTCCACGAGGTGGCGCAGGAGGTGGCGCCGGAGTCGCACGTGGTCTACGTGGACAACGACCCCATCGTCCTGGCCCACGCCCGCGCCCTCCTGCAGAGCACGCCCGAGGGCGCGACGGCGTACATCGACGCGGACATGCACGACCCGGACGCCATCCTGGACAGCGCGGAGTTCCGCGAGCTGATCGACCTGAAGGAGCCGGTCGGCCTGATGGTGATCGGCATTCTCCACTTCATCCTGCCCCCGGACGACCGCCGCCTGGTCCAGCGTCTCCTGGAACCGCTGCCGTCGGGCAGCTTCCTCGCCATGACCATCGGCACCGCGGACTTCGCCCCCGGCGAGGTGGGCCGGGTGGCCGACGAGTACGCCGCGCAGGGCATGCCCATGGCCCTGCGCGACCTGCCGACGGCCACGTCGTTCTTCGACGGCATGGAACTGGTCGACCCGGGCGTCACCCAGGTCCACAAGTGGCGCCCGGGCCCCGAGCAGGACGGCATCGACGACAGCGCGATCGCGATGTACGGGGCGGTGGCCCGCAAGGTCTGA
- a CDS encoding GntR family transcriptional regulator has translation MDLRLGVDRSSPVPLYFQLAQQLEAAIERGALTPGSLLGNEIELAGRLGLSRPTVRQAIQSLVDKGLLVRRRGVGTQVVHSQVKRPLELSSLYDDLEAAGQRPETRVLRAALEPATAEVAAALGVAEGDEVHLVERLRLAHGEPMAHLRNHLPTGLLDLDPARLEATGLYRLMRAAGLTLHSARQSVGARAATADEAELLAEPAGAPLLTMRRTTFDDTGRAVEFGSHVYRASRYSFEFQLLVRP, from the coding sequence GTGGACCTCCGGCTCGGCGTCGACCGCAGCAGTCCCGTCCCGCTCTACTTCCAGCTGGCCCAGCAGCTGGAAGCGGCGATCGAGCGCGGCGCCCTCACGCCCGGCAGCCTCCTCGGCAACGAGATCGAGCTCGCCGGGCGGCTCGGCCTGTCGCGGCCCACGGTGCGGCAGGCCATCCAGTCCCTCGTCGACAAGGGGCTGCTCGTGCGGCGGCGGGGCGTCGGCACCCAGGTCGTGCACAGCCAGGTCAAGCGGCCCCTGGAGCTCAGCAGCCTCTACGACGACCTCGAAGCCGCGGGCCAGCGCCCCGAGACCCGAGTCCTGCGCGCCGCCCTCGAACCCGCCACGGCCGAGGTCGCGGCGGCGCTCGGGGTCGCCGAGGGCGACGAGGTGCACCTCGTCGAGCGGCTCCGGCTCGCGCACGGAGAGCCCATGGCCCACCTGCGCAACCACCTGCCCACCGGCCTCCTCGACCTCGACCCGGCGCGTCTTGAGGCCACCGGGCTGTACCGCCTGATGCGCGCGGCGGGCCTCACCCTGCACAGCGCCCGCCAGTCGGTCGGCGCCCGCGCCGCCACCGCCGACGAGGCGGAGCTGCTCGCCGAGCCGGCGGGCGCCCCGCTGCTCACGATGCGGCGCACCACGTTCGACGACACGGGACGCGCCGTCGAGTTCGGCTCGCACGTCTACCGGGCCTCGCGGTACTCCTTCGAGTTCCAGCTCCTCGTACGGCCGTAG
- a CDS encoding sugar ABC transporter substrate-binding protein — MRTSRTARTAKGVVACLAVIALAAGCSSSGGKDDEDKSGDGGGGGGTGVNTPRLKIAMVTHSGEGDTFWDIVRSGAKQAARKDNVQFLYANDKEAKGQAELVQSFVDKKVDGIIVTLAKPEAMRSVLGKAKAAGIPVVTINSGGEFSEEFGALSHIGQDESVAGEAVGDELDKRGKKKALCVIHEQGNVSLEQRCAGVKKSFGGSVENLNVEGTNAPASQSSISAKLQATKDIDAVVTLGAPIAAYSVKAKEDTGSKAEIDTFDLNAEVVKRLKAKEVGFAVDQQPYLQGYLSVDELWLYKTNANVLGGGKPVLTGPALVTGKDVPKLEKYTARGTR; from the coding sequence ATGCGTACGTCCCGCACGGCCCGTACGGCGAAGGGCGTCGTCGCCTGTCTGGCGGTGATCGCGCTTGCCGCGGGCTGCAGCAGCTCCGGCGGCAAGGACGACGAGGACAAGTCCGGGGACGGCGGCGGGGGCGGCGGCACGGGTGTGAACACGCCCCGGCTCAAGATCGCGATGGTCACGCACTCGGGCGAGGGCGACACCTTCTGGGACATCGTCCGCAGCGGCGCCAAGCAGGCCGCCCGCAAGGACAACGTCCAGTTCCTCTACGCCAACGACAAAGAGGCCAAGGGCCAGGCCGAGCTCGTCCAGTCCTTCGTCGACAAGAAGGTCGACGGGATCATCGTGACCCTGGCCAAGCCCGAGGCGATGCGGTCCGTGCTCGGCAAGGCGAAGGCCGCGGGTATCCCGGTCGTCACCATCAACTCGGGCGGCGAGTTCTCCGAGGAGTTCGGCGCGCTCAGCCACATTGGGCAGGACGAGTCGGTGGCCGGCGAGGCCGTCGGCGACGAGCTCGACAAGCGCGGCAAGAAGAAGGCGCTCTGCGTCATCCACGAACAGGGCAACGTCTCGCTCGAACAGCGCTGCGCCGGAGTGAAGAAAAGCTTCGGCGGCTCCGTCGAGAACCTGAACGTCGAGGGCACCAACGCGCCCGCCTCCCAGTCCTCCATCAGCGCGAAGCTCCAGGCCACCAAGGACATCGACGCGGTCGTCACCCTCGGCGCGCCCATCGCCGCGTACTCGGTGAAGGCCAAGGAGGATACGGGCAGCAAGGCCGAGATCGACACGTTCGACCTGAACGCCGAGGTCGTGAAGAGGCTCAAGGCGAAGGAGGTCGGTTTCGCCGTCGACCAGCAGCCCTACCTCCAGGGCTACCTGTCGGTGGACGAGCTGTGGCTCTACAAGACCAACGCCAACGTCCTGGGAGGCGGCAAGCCCGTCCTCACCGGGCCCGCCCTCGTCACCGGGAAGGACGTGCCGAAGCTGGAGAAGTACACCGCACGCGGTACGCGATGA
- a CDS encoding sugar ABC transporter substrate-binding protein, protein MARVKTGVRTVGAVLVAVLGVTAGLTGCSSTGGKRAEDARKAATAQGKAAVNTPRWTFGMVTHSGDGDTFWDIVQSGAKQAARKDNINFLYAHDDEAQQQAQLVDSYIDKKVDGIIVTLAKPDAMKGALARAEKAGIPVITVNSGSAESKDFGALTHIGQDETIAGEAVGEELNKRGKKKALCILHEQGNVGHEQRCEGAKKTFDGKIQNLYVTGTNMPDVQSSIEARLQTDKSIDAVVTLGAPFADTAVKAADSAGSKAEVDTFDLNEKVAAGLKSGDLGFAVDQQPYLQGYQAVDLLWLYKYNADVLGGGRPVLTGPQIITKDQAAELEEYAKRGTR, encoded by the coding sequence GTGGCAAGGGTGAAGACAGGGGTACGTACGGTGGGCGCCGTGCTGGTGGCGGTGCTCGGGGTCACCGCGGGACTCACCGGATGCAGCAGCACCGGCGGGAAACGCGCGGAGGACGCCCGCAAGGCGGCGACCGCCCAGGGCAAGGCGGCGGTGAACACGCCGCGCTGGACCTTCGGCATGGTGACCCACTCGGGCGACGGCGACACCTTCTGGGACATCGTCCAGAGCGGTGCCAAGCAGGCCGCCCGCAAGGACAACATCAATTTCCTCTACGCCCATGACGACGAGGCCCAGCAGCAGGCCCAGCTCGTGGACTCCTACATCGACAAGAAGGTCGACGGGATCATCGTCACGCTGGCCAAGCCGGACGCGATGAAGGGCGCCCTGGCCCGCGCGGAGAAGGCCGGCATCCCGGTGATCACCGTGAACTCCGGCTCGGCCGAGTCCAAGGACTTCGGCGCGCTCACCCACATCGGGCAGGACGAGACGATCGCGGGCGAGGCCGTCGGCGAGGAGCTCAACAAGCGCGGCAAGAAGAAGGCGCTCTGCATCCTGCACGAGCAGGGCAACGTCGGTCATGAGCAGCGCTGCGAGGGTGCCAAGAAGACCTTCGACGGCAAGATCCAGAACCTGTACGTGACCGGCACCAACATGCCCGACGTGCAGTCCTCCATCGAGGCCCGGCTGCAGACCGACAAGTCCATCGACGCCGTCGTCACGCTCGGCGCGCCCTTCGCGGACACCGCGGTGAAGGCCGCGGACAGCGCGGGCAGCAAGGCCGAGGTCGACACGTTCGACCTGAACGAGAAGGTCGCGGCGGGCCTGAAGTCCGGCGACCTCGGCTTCGCGGTCGACCAGCAGCCCTACCTCCAGGGCTACCAGGCCGTCGACCTGCTGTGGCTGTACAAGTACAACGCCGACGTCCTCGGCGGTGGCCGGCCCGTCCTCACGGGCCCGCAGATCATCACCAAGGACCAGGCAGCCGAGCTGGAGGAATACGCGAAGCGAGGGACCCGATGA
- a CDS encoding ABC transporter permease: MTATAPAPAPDAKTDERLVKTSPLKKLMGRPELGSVVGAVAVFLFFSFVADSFLQATSLATVLYAASTLGIMAVPVALLMIGGEFDLSAGVLVTSSALISSMFSYQMTANVWVGVGVSLLVTLAIGVFNGVMLTRTDPPSFIITLGTFLMLTGMNLGFTKLISGTVSTKSISDMEGFSSAKDVFASTITIGGVDFKITILWWLALIVVATWILLRTRVGNWIFAVGGGEEAARAVGVPVAKTKIGLYMGVAFGAWISGQHLLFSYDTVQSGEGVGNELIYIVAAVIGGCLITGGYGSAVGAAVGALIFGMVSKGIVFAEWNSDWFKFFLGVMLLLATLLNHWVRKRAEATK, from the coding sequence ATGACCGCGACAGCACCGGCGCCCGCGCCGGACGCCAAGACCGACGAGCGGCTGGTCAAGACCTCGCCGCTGAAGAAGCTGATGGGCCGTCCCGAGCTCGGCTCGGTGGTCGGCGCCGTCGCCGTCTTCCTCTTCTTCTCGTTCGTCGCGGACAGCTTCCTCCAGGCCACCAGCCTCGCGACGGTCCTGTACGCCGCGTCGACCCTCGGCATCATGGCGGTGCCGGTCGCCCTGCTGATGATCGGCGGCGAGTTCGACCTGTCGGCGGGCGTCCTGGTGACGTCTTCCGCCCTGATCTCCTCGATGTTCAGCTACCAGATGACGGCGAACGTCTGGGTCGGCGTCGGCGTCTCGCTGCTCGTCACCCTCGCCATCGGCGTCTTCAACGGCGTCATGCTGACCCGCACGGACCCGCCGAGCTTCATCATCACGCTCGGCACGTTCCTGATGCTGACCGGCATGAACCTCGGCTTCACGAAGCTGATCAGCGGCACGGTCTCCACCAAGTCGATCTCCGACATGGAGGGCTTCTCCTCCGCGAAGGACGTCTTCGCCTCGACCATCACGATCGGCGGCGTCGACTTCAAGATCACGATCCTCTGGTGGCTCGCCCTGATCGTGGTCGCCACCTGGATCCTGCTGCGCACCCGCGTCGGCAACTGGATCTTCGCGGTCGGCGGCGGCGAGGAAGCGGCCCGCGCGGTCGGCGTCCCGGTCGCCAAGACGAAGATCGGCCTCTACATGGGCGTCGCGTTCGGCGCCTGGATCTCCGGCCAGCACCTGCTGTTCTCGTACGACACCGTGCAGTCCGGCGAGGGTGTCGGCAACGAACTGATCTACATCGTCGCGGCCGTCATCGGCGGCTGCCTCATCACCGGTGGGTACGGGTCCGCGGTCGGCGCGGCCGTCGGTGCGCTGATCTTCGGCATGGTCAGCAAGGGCATCGTGTTCGCCGAGTGGAACTCGGACTGGTTCAAGTTCTTCCTCGGCGTGATGCTGCTCCTGGCGACCCTCCTGAACCACTGGGTCCGCAAGCGCGCGGAGGCGACGAAGTGA